The Prinia subflava isolate CZ2003 ecotype Zambia chromosome 15, Cam_Psub_1.2, whole genome shotgun sequence genome contains a region encoding:
- the DENND4A gene encoding C-myc promoter-binding protein yields MEDKGARVADYFVVAGLTDISKPLEEEIHFNDACHKIAKPKEPITDVTVLNKSLGEEVPQGYKCIDVTPSGLSADLNNGSLVGPQMYLCYRRGRDKPPLTDLGVLYDGKERVKQGCEIIRSTPYGRAANISGNASSQRVYITYRRASENMTQNTLAVTDICIIIPSKGETPPHTFCKVDKNLNNSMWGSAVYLCYKKSVAKTNTISYKAGLICRYPEEDYESFPLPESVPLFCLPMGATIECWPSNSKYPLPVFSTFVLTGASAEKVYGAAIQFYELYPEENLTEKQKSQLGLAAAVEGKDTCRTVQTNKCICLLSHWPFFDAFKKFLTFLYRYSISGPHVLPIEKHISHFMHKVPFPSPQRPRILVQLSPHDNLILSQPVSSPLPLSGGKFSTLLQNLGPENAVTLLVFAVTEHKILIHSLRPSVLTSVTEALVSMIFPFHWPCPYIPLCPLALADVLSAPCPFIVGIDSRYFDLYDPPPDVSCVDLDTNTISQTGDKKAIAWKILPKKPCKNLMNTLNTLYQQLAELQQRPREDALMELAMNDYDFNSGKKLHLLDLEIQEAFLCFMASILKGYRSYLRPITEAPSETATDASSLFELQGFLKSRDRSHQKFYTLMTKTQMFIRFIEECSFVSDKDASLAFFDDCVDKIDMDKTGETRLIELDESYKSEHTVFITPPEIPHLPNGEEHPLQYSYNGFPVLKLELFERPEGFLTAPNNKLSSKASSPNSPSPMFRRTKQEIKSAHKIAKKYSSIPQMWSRCLLRHCYGLWFICLPAYVKVCHSKVRALRTAYDVLQKMHTKKIDPPDEVCYRVLMQLCGQYGQPVLAVRVLFEMQKAGIDPNAITYGYYNKAVLESTWPSSNRGGYFLWMKIRNVVLGIAQFKKALKKLPASTAHTSVPGGLSDTANNTSLKEEAKQGKTCLQDIQEQKEDKRESDSSSLSEVESTKGSGDCLPRLNYQSSGNGKAPSSIVRLNGTVGNTAAQGSRESSVGLLFTSSFEDANEAEVLKSKSLRKRHNSAVEADLREVPWESRSRNLSGDGLVGLMINRINQEANPGEMVEKLGADAKILSSALQKSIRPKTLNIRSSSLESKRESLEKESSDEDAAFDCSSTDKTESPVIFDLEDLDAEPETPTAVKTSSEKSKRLQRKSSFPVKPVEKTDVETGFDPLSLLVAETEQQKEEEEDDDDRSVSTPSARRDLAEEIVMYMNNMSSPLSSRAPSIELQKPFDDRNANKRSPTIIQPCRRSSLPPNSPRPPSLTKSKSYHTKNEERPRDRLWSSPAYSPNSPAKEQDTTSALTLVSSPSFNLDTLLTPKFDVLKSSMFSAGKGVAEKASKWYSKFAMYAASAKDQNSDRASVSSLGALDSESTSLTDEDVCNDFESASPQENTTAEIKGISISKTSLESSASHDSSAKQFDQCGSLSKFPLPDKSELVSSCSTSSTSVFQNYAMEVLISSCSRCRTCDCLVHDEEIMAGWTADDSNLNTTCPFCGNLFLPFLSIEIRDLRRPGRYFLKSSPSTENMQFPSLFSNQSGKSCNTTATVGLTPSLMSVQEDINSNSKSKQHDNVYARSIQIPSGRRQNASGSECTSHPVARSISTFGPLEEDEKENQKMSHIIPTGSLPATLQGPTDSLGLEWRLPSPDPITVPYLSPLVVWKELESLLENEGDHAITVADFVDHHPIVFWNLVWYFRRLDLPSNLPGLILSSEHCNKNSKIPRNCMSEDSKYVLIQMLWDNMKLHQDPRQPLYILWNAQTQKYPMVQLLQKDDDSFNQELLRSMVKSIKMNDVYGPMSQILERLNKWPHIKRQRSLYREILFLSLVALGRDNIDIDAFDREYKMAYDRLTASQVKSTHNCDRPPSTGVMECRKIFGEPYL; encoded by the exons ATGGAAGACAAAGGGGCCCGTGTCGCTGATTACTTTGTTGTCGCGGGACTAACGGATATCTCAAAGCCGCTGGAGGAGGAGATCCACTTCAACGATGCCTGCCATAAAATCGCCAAACCAAAAGAACCCATCACAGATGTGACAGTGCTCAATAAATCCCTGGGGGAGGAGGTTCCTCAGGGCTATAAATGCATAGATGTCACTCCCTCGGGCCTGTCTGCCGACCTCAACAACGGCAGCCTGGTGGGGCCGCAGATGTACCTTTGTTATCGCCGAGGGAGGGATAAGCCTCCACTCACTGATTTGGG GGTTTTATATGATGGGAAAGAAAGAGTGAAGCAAGGCTGTGAAATCATCCGGAGCACCCCCTATGGGCGGGCTGCCAACATCAGCGGCAACGCCTCGTCCCAGCGCGTGTACATCACCTACCGCAGGGCCTCCGAGAACATGACCCAGAACACCCTGGCTGTCACAGACATCTGCATCATCATCCCCAGCAAGGGAGAGACTCCTCCACACACCTTCTGCAAGGTGGACAAGAATCTGAACAATAGCATG tgGGGCTCAGCAGTATATTTATGTTACAAAAAGTCTGTGGCAAAAACCAACACCATATCATATAAAGCTG GTTTAATATGCAGATATCCTGAAGAAGATTATGAATCATTCCCATTACCAGAATCTGTGCCTCTTTTTTGTCTCCCTATGGGTGCAACAATTGAATGTTGGCCATCTAACAGTAAATACCCCCTCCCAGTTTTTTCTACATTTGTACTAACTGGAGCTTCTGcagaaaag GTATATGGTGCTGCTATTCAGTTTTATGAACTGTATCCTGAAGAGAACctcacagagaaacaaaaatctcAGCTAGGATTAGCAGCTGCCGTCGAGGGAAAAGACACGTGCAGAACAGTGCAGACAAATAAATGCATCTGCCTGCTCTCTCACTGGCCTTTCTTTGATGCTTTCAAGAAGTTTCTTACCTTTCTGTATCGTTACTCCATTTCTGGGCCACATGTCCTCCCCATTGAGAA aCATATTTCCCATTTCATGCATAAAGTACCTTTTCCATCCCCTCAGAGGCCAAGAATTCTAGTGCAG CTATCTCCACATGATAACCTGATTCTTAGCCAGCCTGTGTCATCACCACTCCCACTGAG TGGTGGCAAGTTTTCTACACTACTTCAGAATTTAGGACCTGAAAATGCAGTAACTCTGCTGGTGTTTGCTGTGACAGAACATAAAATCCTCATCCACTCACTGCGACCTTCTGTCCTCACGAGTGTGACAGAGGCTTTGGTCTCT ATGATATTTCCCTTCCACTGGCCGTGCCCGTAtatccctctgtgtcccctggcCCTGGCAGACGTGCTGAGCGCCCCGTGCCCCTTCATAGTGGGAATTGATTCCAGATACTTTGATCTCTATGACCCCCCACCCGATGTCAGCTGTGTTGACCTGGATACCAACACCATTTCTCA aactGGAGACAAGAAAGCTATTGCATGGAAGATCTTACCAAAGAAACCTTGTAAAAATCTGATGAACACTTTAAATACTTTATATCAGCAACTGGCAGAAT TGCAACAGCGACCAAGAGAAGATGCATTAATGGAATTGGCAATGAATGATTATGATTTTAATTCTGGGAAGAAATTGCATCTGTTAGATCTGGAGATCCAGGAAGCGTTTCTCTGTTTCATGGCTTCAATCCTGAAAGGTTACAGGTCTTATCTCAGGCCAATAACAGAGGCACCCTCTGAAACAGCCACAGATGCAAGTTCTCTCTTTGAGCTACAAG GGTTTCTCAAGAGCAGAGACCGCTCCCATCAGAAGTTCTACACCCTGATGACCAAAACCCAGATGTTCATTCGCTTCATTGAGGAATGTTCTTTTGTCAGTGACAAGGATGCCAGCCTTGCCTTCTTTGATGACTGTGTGGATAAA ATAGATATGGACAAAACTGGGGAAACACGACTTATAGAGCTGGATGAGTCCTACAAGAGTGAGCACACAGTTTTCATAACGCCCCCTGAGATCCCTCACCTGCCAAACGGGGAAGAGCACCCTCTACAATACAG CTATAATGGATTTCCAGTATTAAAGCTAGAACTGTTTGAACGACCTGAAGGATTTCTCACAGCACCAAATAACAAACTCTCCTCAAAAGCCAGTAGCCCCAACAGCCCATCACCCATGTTCAGAAGAACTAAACAG GAAATTAAATCTGCCCACAAAATTGCCAAGAAGTACTCCTCCATCCCCCAGATGTGGTCGCGGTGTTTGCTCCGTCACTGCTACGGCCTGTGGTTCATCTGCCTCCCCGCCTACGTGAAGGTGTGCCACTCCAAAGTCAGGGCTCTGAGAACCGCCTATGACGTGCTGCAGAAAATGCACACCAAGAAGATAGACCCCCCTGACGAG GTGTGCTACAGGGTGCTGATGCAGCTGTGCGGGCAGTACGGGCAGCCCGTCCTCGCCGTCCGCGTGCTCTTCGAGATGCAGAAGGCTGGCATCGACCCCAACGCCATCACCTACGGCTACTACAACAAG GCTGTTCTGGAGAGCACCTGGCCTTCAAGCAATCGAGGTGGTTATTTCCTCTGGATGAAAATACGGAATGTTGTCTTAGGAATAGCACAGTTTAAAAAAGCATTGAAGAAGCTACCAGCAAGCACTGCACATACGTCTGTTCCTG GGGGACTTTCAGACACTGCCAATAACACATCACTCAAAGAAGAAGCCAAGCAAGGGAAAACTTGTCTTCAAGACATCCAAGAACAAAAGGAGGACAAGAGAGAAAGTGACTCCAGTTCTT TGTCTGAAGTGGAGAGCACAAAAGGCAGTGGGGACTGCCTGCCCAGACTGAATTACCAGAGCTCGGGGAATGGCAAAGCCCCTTCCAGCATCGTGCGGCTCAACGGCACCGTTGGCAACACCGCGGCACAGGGGAGCAGGG AGAGTTCTGTAGGATTGCTGTTTACATCATCTTTTGAGGATGCCAATGAAGCAGAAGTTCTAAAAAGTAAATCCTTAAGAAAAAGACACAACAGTGCAGTGGAAGCTGACTTAAGGGAGGTGCCATGGGAAAGCAGGAGCCGGAACCTGAGTGGAGATGGCTTAGTGGGACTCATGATAAACAGAATCAACCAGGAAGCAAACCCTGGAGAAATGGTGGAAAAACTGGGAGCTGATGCCAAAATTCTGTCTAGTGCATTACAGAAAAGCATAAGGCCAAAAACTCTGAATATCAGATCTTCCTCTTTAGAGTCTAAGAGAGAAAGCCTGGAGAAGGAATCCAGCGATGAAGATGCAGCCTTTGATTGCAGTTCTACAGATAAAACAGAATCTCCTGTTATCTTTGATCTGGAAGACCTGGATGCAGAACCTGAAACACCTACTGCAGTGAAAACTTCCAGTGAAAAATCGAAAAGGTTGCAAAGAAAGAGCAGCTTTCCAGTAAAACCAGTTGAAAAAACAGATGTTGAAACTGGATTTGATCCATTGTCTCTGCTGGTTGCtgagacagagcagcagaaagaggaggaggaggatgatgatgacAGAAGTGTTTCTACTCCATCTGCAAGAAGAGATTTAGCTGAAGAAATAGTCATGTACATGAACAACATGAGCAGCCCTTTGTCCAGTCGTGCCCCAAGCATTGAGCTGCAAAAACCCTTCGATGACAGAAACGCCAATAAAAGGAGCCCGACCATCATCCAGCCTTGTAGGAGGTCCAGCCTTCCCCCAAACTCCCCAAGGCCACCCAGTCTAACCAAATCCAAGAGCTACCACacaaaaaatgaggaaaggCCAAGGGACAGGCTTTGGTCTTCCCCAGCTTATTCCCCAAACAGCCCAGCCAAGGAGCAGGACACCACCAGTGCATTGACACTCGTGTCATCACCATCGTTCAACCTGGACACGCTGCTGACTCCCAAGTTTGATGTTCTGAAAAGCAGCATGTTCTCTGCTGGAAAAGGGGTTGCAGAGAAAGCAAGCAAGTGGTACTCCAAATTTGCAATGTATGCTGCATCTGCAAAG gATCAAAACTCAGACCGAGCAAGTGTTTCATCTCTTGGAGCCCTGGATTCAGAATCTACTTCTCTCACTGATGAAGATGTTTGCAATGATTTTGAAAGTGCTTCTCCTCAGGAGAACACCACAGCAGAAATTAAGGGAATTAGCATCAGCAAGACAAGCCTGGAAAGCTCAGCTTCCCATGATAGCTCTGCTAAGCAATTTGACCAGTGTG GTTCTCTTTCCAAGTTCCCTTTACCTGACAAATCAGAGTTGGTGtcttcctgcagcaccagcagtaCCAGCGTGTTCCAGAACTACGCCATGGAG GTCCTCATCTCGAGCTGTTCTCGGTGTCGGACTTGTGACTGTTTGGTCCACGATGAAGAAATCATGGCAGGCTGGACAGCAGATGATTCAAATCTCAACACCACATGTCCCTTCTGTGGCaatttatttctgccttttttaaGTATAGAAATCCGAGATCTTCGGCGGCCTGGACG gTATTTTCTGAAGTCCAGCCCATCTACAGAAAATATGCAGTTCCCATCCCTGTTCTCCAATCAGAGCGGGAAGTCCTGTAACACCACAGCCACTGTTGGCCTCACTCCATCCCTGATGTCTGTCCAAGAGGATATCAATTCAAATAG CAAATCTAAGCAGCATGACAATGTTTATGCCAGAAGTATCCAGATCCCCTCAGGAAGAAGACAAAATGCCTCTGGGTCAGAATGTACAAGTCACCCTGTAGCAAGGAGCATCAGTACTTTTGGTCCTTTGGAGGAAGATgagaaggaaaaccagaagaTGAGCCATATCATTCCTACTGGTAGCCTGCCTGCTACTTTGCAAGGACCAACA GATTCCTTGGGCCTGGAGTGGCGCTTGCCTAGTCCTGATCCTATAACAGTTCCTTACCTCAGTCCTCTCGTGGTGTGGAAAGAGCTTGAAAGCTTACTTGAAAATGAAGGGGATCATGCAATAACAGTGGCAGACTTTGTAGATCATCACCCCATCGTATTCTGGAATTTGGTGTGGTATTTCAGGCGCCTGGACTTGCCCAGCAACTTACCAGGATTAATACTTTCTTCTGAGCACTGCAATAAGAACTCCAAG ATTCCACGGAACTGTATGTCAGAGGACAGTAAATATGTTCTTATTCAGATGCTATGGGACAATATGAAATTGCATCAGGATCCGAGGCAGCCTCTGTATATTCTGTGGAATGCTCAGA CCCAGAAGTACCCAATGGTCCAGTTATTGCAGAAGGATGACGACTCCTTTAACCAGGAGCTCCTGAGGAGTATGGTGAAAAGCATCAAGATGAACGATGTGTATGGACCAATGAGTCAGATACTGGAGAGGCTCAACAAGTGGCCACACATTAAAAGACAGAG GAGCCTTTACAGAGAAATACTGTTTCTTTCACTTGTTGCCCTGGGAAGAGATAACATTGATATAG ATGCTTTTGACAGAGAGTACAAAATGGCCTACGACCGCCTCACGGCCAGTCAAGTGAAGAGCACTCACAACTGCGACAGACCGCCGAGCACCGGCGTGATGGAATGCAGGAAGATTTTTGGAGAACCATATCTTTAA